The genomic window GCGACCACGGTGACCGGGCGGCTGCCGAAGCGCAGGCAGAGCCGGCCGATCACCGGCATGGTGGCCACCGCCCCGGCCGACAGGCAGAGCAGCGCGAGGCCGAGGGCGGTGTGCGAGGCGTGCACCTGGGCGCGGATGTCGGGGATCCGGACCACCCAGGCGGCGAAGAGGAAGCCGTCGATGGCGAAGATCGCGGTGAGTGCCAGCCGGGCGGAGGACCAGCCGCGACCGGTCGGCCGGTCGAGGGGGGAGGCGGCAGGGGAGGCGGTGGAGCGGGGTGAGGAGGTGGTGGGGCGACTTATTTTGTTTAGGAGCGGCACAAAGTCAGAATAGAGGAGTGCAGCACACTCCGACAAGACTCGGCGAACCCGCCCACCGCCGCGCCCCCGACCGGGGCCGCAGCCTGCTCGGCCCGGCCCTGGAGCTCATCCACACCGGTCGCGCGCCCACCCGCTCCGCACTGACCAGCGCCCTCGGCGTCACCCGGGCCACGGCCGGCGCCGTCGCCGGCGAGCTGGCCGCGCTCGGCCTGGTGACCGTCGACCAGCACCCGATCGGCAGCAGCCGCGGGCGGCCCTCGCACCGGCTCGGCCCGGCCGCCGACGGACCGGTGGTGCTCGCCGCCCAACTGCACGCCGACCGCCTGTCGGTGGCGCTGGTCGGACTCGGCGGCGCGCTGGGCGAGCGGGCGCACCACCCGGTGCCCGACCGCACCGATCCGGCCACACTGCTGACCGCCATCGCCACCGCCGGCGCCGCGCTGGTCCGTGCCGACCGCCGCCGCTGCCTGGGCGCCGCGCTCGCGCTGCCCAACCCGGTGCGCGAGCCGCGGGGGACCGCGCCGGCCGCGCTGATCTTCGGCTGGCCCGGCGACACCCCGGCGGCGGAGCTGTTCGCCGACGCGATCGCCGCCCAGGACCTGGGCCCCTCGGCCCGCCGCCCGTTGCCCACCGCGGTCGGCAACGACGCCAACCTCGTCGCCCTTGCCGAGCACCGCCACGGCGCCGGTCGCGACGCCCGGCACCTGCTGCTGGTCACCTCCGGCCACCTGGGTGTCGGCGGCGCGCTGGTGGTGGACGGCCGGCTGCACACCGGTAGCGCCGGGCTCGCCCTGGAGGTCGGCCATCTGACGGTGGATCCGCAGGGCCGCCCGTGCCCCTGCGGCAACCGCGGCTGCCTCAATGTGGAGGCCGACCCCCAGGCGCTGCTCGCCGCCGCCGGCCGCACCCCGGACCCGGCCCGCCCGCTGCTCGACCAGGCCCAGGAGCTCGCGCGGGCCGCCGCGCACGACCCCCTCGCCCGCGCGGCCGTGGACAAGGTGGTGGACCGGCTCGCCCTGGGGCTGGCGGGCCTGGCCAACATCCTCAACCCCGACCGGATCGTGCTCGGCGGCCTGCACGGCGACCTGCTCGCCGCCGCGCCCGAGCGGCTCCCGGCGGCGGTCACCCGGCACAGCCTGTGGGGGCGGTGCGACCAGGTCCCGATCGTCGCCTCGGCCTTGCGGGGGGCGGGGCTGGTGGGCGCCGGGGAGCTGGCCTGGGGGCCGTACCTGGCGGACCCCCAGCTGGTGGCCGACGCGTCCTATGGATAAGTCATTCTGACTGAATCTCAGAAAAGAGTGACGGTGGCTTGATTGTGTGCACACCGTCCCCTTCTTCTTACTGTCACTCTATTTTCGAACCCCTTGCTCGAAGCTCTTCGCATTCCCTGTAATGGCGTACACGGAGCAAGACCTGCGACGAATCCGAGGACAGTACATGCGTATCAACCGGTTCATGCTCGCGCTCACCGTCGGGACGAGCATCCTCGCGCTCGGTGCCACTGCCCACGCCGCCGTCCCGCACGCCTCCAGCGTCCCGGCGGTGCGCGACGCCGCCGGGCCGGCCTCCGGCAAGCACGTCGTCGAGCTCGGCTCGCAGACGCAAGCGCTCCCGGCGGTCGGCGACGCCCGGCCGGACGACGCCATGACGCCCGACGTCACCTACCACACCACCGCGTTCACCAACAACGACGGTGGCGAGTGTCTGGATGGTGACACCAACACCATCGGCAACAACGGTGCGAAGGTCCAGCTCTGGGGCTGCAACGGCTGGAGCAACCAGAACTGGTACTGGACCCCCGCGCCGGGCCAGCCCACCGGCTACTACACCATCCAGAACGGCGACCAATGGCAGTGTCTGGATGGTGACACCAACACCATCGGCAACAACGGCGCCAAGGTCCAGCTCTGGGGCTGCAACGGCTGGAGCAACCAGACCTGGATCTGGAACGGCAGCACGCTGAGGAACGCGGACAAGGGCCAGTGCCTGGACGGCGACACCAACACCATTCCCGCCAATGGTGCCAAGGTCCAGCTGTGGTCCTGCAACGGCTGGACCAACCAGAGCTGGACCTGGCACTGAGCGCTCGAACCACTGAGCTCGAACCCCTGAGCACCTGAACCCTGAGCACCTGAAGAGCTGAGCACCTGAAGAGCTGAGCCCTCCCGCCGCCGCGGCCGCCGTTCCTCGTCCGAGGACCGGCGGCCGTGCCGCATCCCCATCGCCGTGGAGTAGTCGCCGCGCCGCCGGCTACTCCACGGGCGGTAGGCAGGGTGCCGCCGCCGGCAGGACGCGCCGGGGACCGGTGCGCGGGAGGCTCACAGGGACGGACCCGGTGACGCCCGGGTCGCACCCGAGGAGATGGATCCTGATGCACACCTTCGCGACCGGCCTGCTGGCCGGTGACCACTGGCACGGGGGCCCGTGGTTCGTGATCTTCCCACTGCTCTGGCTGGCCTTCCTGGTGCTGGTCTTCGTGACGCTGCGTCGCACCCTCTGGCGGCGCGGCTGCTACGGCGGCCCGGTCGGCTCCTTCGGCCCCGCCGGTCGTTTCGGCGCCGCGGGCCCCCTGCAGTCGCCGCTGGCCGTGCTCGGTGAGCGCTATGCGCGCGGCGAGATCGACGAGGACGAATACCGCGCCCGGCGTGCGGTGTTGATCGAACGCGGGCCGGGCGACACCGGGTCCGACCACACCTGAGACGTCCGCCAGCCGGGCCCCCGGACCACTCCGGGGGCCCGATAAGCGGAACCTGGACCTCTCAAAATGATTACTTTCCGTTACAATCGATGCATGGCAGTGACACTCACCAGCACCGTGGACGTGGACCGCTCCGACGCCGACTACCGCGGCTGGCTCAAGGAGGCGGTCCGTCGGGTGCAGGCCGACGCCAACCGCTCGGCCGACACCCACCTGCTGCGCTTCCCGCTGCCGCCGCAGTGGGGCATCGACCTCTACCTCAAGGACGAGTCGACCCACCCCACCGGCAGCCTCAAGCACCGGCTGGCCCGCTCGCTCTTCCTCTACGGGCTGTGCAACGGCTGGATCCGGCCCGGCAAGCCGGTGATCGAGGCCTCCAGCGGCTCCACCGCGGTCTCGGAGGCCTACTTCGCCAAGCTGATCGGCGTGCCGTTCATCGCGGTGATGGCCAAGACCACCAGCCAGGCCAAGATCGACCTGATCCAGCTGCACGGCGGCAGCTGCCACCTGGTGGACGACCCGAGCGAGGTCTACGAGGTCTCCGCCCGGCTCGCGGCCGAGACCGGCGGCCACTACATGGACCAGTTCACCTACGCCGAGCGGGCCACCGACTGGCGCGGCAACAACAACATCGCCGAGTCGGTCTTCGCCCAGCTGCGCCTGGAGCCGCACCCCGAACCGGCCTGGATCGTGGCCACCGCCGGTACCGGCGGCACCTCGGCCACCATCGCCCGGTACGTGCGCTACCAGCAGTACGACACCCGGATCTGCGTCGCCGACCCGGAGAACTCCTGCTTCTTCGACGGCTGGCTCGACCACGACGCCGGGGCCACCTGCGAGAGCGGCTCGCGGATCGAGGGGATCGGCCGCCAGCGGATGGAGCCCAGCTTCGTGCCCGGCGCGATCGACCGGATGATGAAGGTCCCCGACGCCGCGTCGATCGCGGGGATCCGGGTGCTGGAGCGGGTGCTCGGCAAGCGGGCGGGCGCCTCCAGCGGGACCGGGCTGTGGAGCGCGCTGCGGATCGTGGCCGAGATGCGCGAGCGCGGCGAGCGCGGCAGCGTGGTCACGCTCATCTGCGACCCGGGCGACCGCTACCTGGACAAGTACTACGCGGACTCCTGGCTGGCCGCGCAGGGGCTGGACATCGCCCCCTACCAGCGCGCGCTGGAGGCGTTCCTGGCGGGAAACCCCTGGTCGGAGCAGAGCGCGGTGTGATATTCACCGGACATGAATGATCTGCTGACCGACCGTCTGATCCTGCACCCCTTCACCGTCGCCGAGGCCGAGCGGGTGGCAGCGGGCCAGGCG from Kitasatospora sp. NBC_01250 includes these protein-coding regions:
- a CDS encoding ROK family protein, which produces MQHTPTRLGEPAHRRAPDRGRSLLGPALELIHTGRAPTRSALTSALGVTRATAGAVAGELAALGLVTVDQHPIGSSRGRPSHRLGPAADGPVVLAAQLHADRLSVALVGLGGALGERAHHPVPDRTDPATLLTAIATAGAALVRADRRRCLGAALALPNPVREPRGTAPAALIFGWPGDTPAAELFADAIAAQDLGPSARRPLPTAVGNDANLVALAEHRHGAGRDARHLLLVTSGHLGVGGALVVDGRLHTGSAGLALEVGHLTVDPQGRPCPCGNRGCLNVEADPQALLAAAGRTPDPARPLLDQAQELARAAAHDPLARAAVDKVVDRLALGLAGLANILNPDRIVLGGLHGDLLAAAPERLPAAVTRHSLWGRCDQVPIVASALRGAGLVGAGELAWGPYLADPQLVADASYG
- a CDS encoding RICIN domain-containing protein; this encodes MRINRFMLALTVGTSILALGATAHAAVPHASSVPAVRDAAGPASGKHVVELGSQTQALPAVGDARPDDAMTPDVTYHTTAFTNNDGGECLDGDTNTIGNNGAKVQLWGCNGWSNQNWYWTPAPGQPTGYYTIQNGDQWQCLDGDTNTIGNNGAKVQLWGCNGWSNQTWIWNGSTLRNADKGQCLDGDTNTIPANGAKVQLWSCNGWTNQSWTWH
- a CDS encoding SHOCT domain-containing protein — protein: MHTFATGLLAGDHWHGGPWFVIFPLLWLAFLVLVFVTLRRTLWRRGCYGGPVGSFGPAGRFGAAGPLQSPLAVLGERYARGEIDEDEYRARRAVLIERGPGDTGSDHT
- a CDS encoding PLP-dependent cysteine synthase family protein, yielding MAVTLTSTVDVDRSDADYRGWLKEAVRRVQADANRSADTHLLRFPLPPQWGIDLYLKDESTHPTGSLKHRLARSLFLYGLCNGWIRPGKPVIEASSGSTAVSEAYFAKLIGVPFIAVMAKTTSQAKIDLIQLHGGSCHLVDDPSEVYEVSARLAAETGGHYMDQFTYAERATDWRGNNNIAESVFAQLRLEPHPEPAWIVATAGTGGTSATIARYVRYQQYDTRICVADPENSCFFDGWLDHDAGATCESGSRIEGIGRQRMEPSFVPGAIDRMMKVPDAASIAGIRVLERVLGKRAGASSGTGLWSALRIVAEMRERGERGSVVTLICDPGDRYLDKYYADSWLAAQGLDIAPYQRALEAFLAGNPWSEQSAV